A genomic segment from Candidatus Korarchaeum cryptofilum OPF8 encodes:
- a CDS encoding secondary thiamine-phosphate synthase enzyme YjbQ has protein sequence MASYIETLRVRSKERIQVIDITGDVEAIVRRSGISEGICLVHLPHATAALVANENERGLINDIIRKIREEFVREGWEHDRIDDNAYAHLASSFIGPSRAFPVSSGRILRGTWQSILLIELDGPRERNVVVTVVG, from the coding sequence ATGGCTTCCTACATCGAGACCCTGCGGGTCAGGAGCAAGGAGAGGATCCAAGTTATAGATATAACTGGGGACGTAGAAGCAATAGTTAGGAGATCCGGGATAAGCGAGGGGATCTGCTTAGTGCACCTCCCTCATGCCACAGCCGCTCTAGTGGCTAATGAGAATGAGAGGGGCCTGATAAATGATATAATCAGGAAGATAAGGGAGGAGTTCGTGAGGGAGGGATGGGAGCATGACAGGATTGATGATAACGCCTACGCTCATCTAGCCTCATCCTTCATAGGACCTTCGAGAGCTTTCCCCGTCTCCTCGGGCAGGATCCTGAGGGGGACTTGGCAGAGCATACTGTTGATCGAGCTGGACGGCCCGAGGGAGAGGAATGTGGTAGTGACTGTAGTGGGCTAA